From Zea mays cultivar B73 chromosome 3, Zm-B73-REFERENCE-NAM-5.0, whole genome shotgun sequence:
GTCGTTCCACCGCCGTCGCATTCTCCTTCTCCACCGCAGAGACCCGGACTCGCCTTCTCCGCCGCAGAGACGCAGTCGCCGTATTCTTCCTCTCCGGGAAGGGACCGGGAATCGCGGAGGCGGTTGTGCCGCCCCTTCGTTCTTCTCCTCCGTAGAGACCGAGACCTCAATCTTCTCCACCACGGCGGCCGAACGCCGAGTCCCCTACGCCGTCGCGAGCTCCGTCCCCAACGTCGAGTCCCCTACGCATTTTGACACAGCCGCGCGTCGCCTTGGGTTGTCCCTTGCAGAGGGGTCCCGAAATCGGCCGGCCTCCAGGCACATCCACACTCCGGTAAGTCATCAACCTTTAACTCTTACATTTGCATATTTACACAATCTGAATCGTAAATAGGTTTCACCTTATTATTTTGCCAATTGCTTGATTTATCAAAAACCAATTCAGCATAAATTTATTGTTAAACGGAGACACAAATTTATACTATTCAATGTCACACACGTTTATGCAATTTACAATACTCTGTTATGCTGCTTTGTTGACAGAAGTATGATACATACATCAATATGTTATGCCATAAACATCTCGCTGTTCAATTTGGGTCAGCACGCACGAAATAGCCAGGTTATACATTAATTGGATGTCGCATATGAGCAGATTTTTTATTGATCCATTAAGTCTCACACGTTTATGCAATTTACAATACTGTGTTATGATGCTTTGTTGACAGAATTATGCAATTTACAATTTATTAGTGCTGCTGCATGATTTTTTGGGATATAATGGAATGCATGGTCATGAACTGAACTGAATTGACTTGCGCTTATCTTTTTATTGATCCTTTACGTATTTTATGTATATGTGTTGTTTGATTTGGCAGGAACATTAGACATGAAGAACGTAGACCGACCTCCTTCTAATCCAAAACGGATTATAATCCAGTCTACTCAAGAGTGCTTTAGTGTTGACATACCCCGTGTTCCGGCGGAGACTGTTAGACACGAAACAAGGCAGGCTGCTGATGAGGACGATGACTTTATGCCATTATCCAAGAAGCGTAACTTCGACGACAGTCCTGGGAAAGTCTTGAAGAAGGTAGTCATAAAGCGGAGGAAAGTAGTGGACCCCCCCCGACAGGTTAGAGATTTATGGTCTATGGCAATATATCATTTTATGCGTGAAATCATGTTGTGTTGAGGTTTGAGTTAAACATTGAGTTGCGATTATGCAGACGTAAATGTTTACGATATTCATTGTATACTTTTTTCAGCAGAGGCTTAACGTGAGATGCAACCCCCCAAGATGTTTTAGTAAGCATCCAGATATTAAATGACAGACAGCGCCAAGCAATTGCATGGAGGGGATTTTCCAGTATTCTTGATATGAGACTTGACGCACTCGGCAGCAGATCACATTTAGCTTGGCTGATGGAAAAGCTCGACCATAATGACATGACAATTCGAGCCGGCCCAGGGAaggatctgaaaattataaaggaTACGGTGCACCTTATTTTGGGGTTACCAAATGCTGGTGGAGGAACTGCATTGGGCATCGATGAAGCTGTTGCTGCCAACAATTTAAGAGCTGAACTTGGTTTATCGAAAGAAGATTTTGGGGTTGCAGCTCTTCAAGATCGTCTGAGGAAAGGGTCTGACGATGATTTAAGCATCAGATCCTTTTTCCTGATACTGTTCAATAGGTTGTTGTTCCCTACTGCCAGCTGGGGAATAACCAACCATGAGGTTCTTTTAACTGAGGAGATGGATCGTTTCCACCAGATGGACTGGTGCCAGGTTATTTTCAATGATTTATGCCAAGCTGCCAAGAAGTGGCATACTAGAAGCGTTACGAACGTTTCTACAACCATTTACGGATGTTCCATCGTCATTCTTGTAAGCATATCCTTTTTTTGTCTGTTATATGTAGCCATAATCTTGTATGCAAAATCCATATACACGTAGATTATGCTTTTGTTATGTCTCACAATGACTCATGTTATGATTTTTGCAgctgtattatttggatcatcttcATGACTCAGCGGCACCTCAGAACAAACGTGGAACACCACAGATCAAATATTTTGATAGGAATATTATTCAAGCACTGACAAGAGCTGACAAGGGCAAGATACGCAAAGGAGAAGAACCATTTGGACATTGTTCGGTATTTTTTTATGTGTCAATCATTTTTTACATGCATATGATAACGTTCACATACCTTTATGCCAGTTTGTAAGCATATTTATGATGCTTTTTTGCATTGTCCATTAAACATATGAATCACATTTATCAATTTAATATGTGTGTATAAGTTTTACTCCATCTTTCACGCCTTTTTTTAGTTCCGAAGCTCCACAGAGACCTGCTACACAGCTGTACCACCCGTTGAAGCACAATTCAAGGCTTGAttctatttatatattttttgtcATAGAATTTCAACATAATATTCAGTGATATGCTATATATTTACTTAATAATTTTCAATTTACAACACATAAGACCAGGACAAACACATTTGATGTACCTCGTCCTGACCCATCTGGACAGCACACAATTCACATCGAACTCCCGCTCATCAGGGATTTGATATCAAGCAAGCTGAATCAGCTTCCATCCCGCCACCGCCTGGGTTTCATAGAGAAGTTGTCACATTTTGATACAGAGGTTGGTAAGGCGTGTTCAGTTATTAAACAGACTCTTCAGCAGATTGTTGAGAAACAATACAACCTATCTGATGTTTTTGGCGAGTTAATTGATGAGGTCCTCCGTGCTGAGTCGGGGGACAATGAAGATGGTTATGATGTGCAGAAAACAACTTCAAAATCAGATGATATTCTTCCCCAGACAGCAAGTTAGTCAGTTTAATGTCTTTACATCAATATAAAAAAGTTATGCAATCACTTGTCGATATCGTTTTGATGCCATTATTTTAAACAATGTTTTTTTGTTTACATGACACGTACAGAAGGATGTACGTGTCCGGCCCCCCAACTATACCCGATATGTCTACTCCAGTTTCCCAGCAGGATACGCAGTTTACAGACACATAGGTACATGAATTACTGTTAAGGCAACAACATATTCGTGTACTATTAGAAAGTTGCCCCGATGAAGCTGATATTGATCCTCTGGTTCATACAAATATAACGAAACAGAACAAAACACCTACAACCCCAGTGGTAATGTTTTTCTTATTAATTGTATTTTTCATTCTAGGGTTGTATTCATCGTTTTCTTTAAATAGCATATAACCATTACAATTTTTTCAGGGTAAACATGGTGACGGTGGCAAGAACATGCCGACCAACACAAACGTCACTCCTAAAGCAACACCACATATGGAACCTGACGCGCCGATATTTGATGCGACTCCACAAATCAAGGTATGAGTACACCCCCTCGTGGtttttctatattattattagtagTTTACTAAATTTCTAATCCATTTATACCATGATTGTTAGTCTACTGGCGGCGTCCAACAAGCGGCAGAAACAGACCTGCCCGACAGTGGTCCATGCtttgatcagactccatctgaacatgtcagctcagtaattttcattttcattataGTTGTCAAAACTGTTCACAGATTTTGTACAGTCATGCTTCACAGTCTAACTAGTTTATGCAGCATACAAATCAGTGTTATGCATATTTGCACATACATGTATGCTAAGTAGATGTGCATTCAGTTTTTACATAACTGTTAGCTGCTTATGATAAATTACACATACATTTATGCCAGATTGCGTTCATATTTATGACTCTTGATTTGTCTCAGTAATGTCAGCTCATTAATTTTATGCTAGTTTATGAAACTTGATTCCACATACGTTTATTCCACTTTATGTCAGCTCagtaattttcattttcattataGTTGTCAAAATTGTTCACAGATTTTTATGTATATTTTCATATATATTTTTAGGTTTCTGTTGAAACCGATCCAGCTACAAACACTCCACAGGTTGGCCAGGCTTCTCTTGATTCGGAGATGCAAACTGTGTTAGCTCTACGCGAATATTTGTGTGGTCTGCAATCTGACACCAGCAGGTATGAAGTACATACTAAATCAAAATCTGTTTATATGCTGGTAGTTTTACGCGACCTCTCTAATTGATATCAAAAATTCCCCAGGACCATAATAGATTATGGTGAATATTCAGCGACATGTTCTGATATATATGAATCTTTTGCCGATGGGAAGTGTCTCGACAATGTATTCATGCAGTGTTTCATCCAATGTGTTTTTGATGATGCAAAAAATCAGCAGACTTCCATGAGTTCGAACAGTTTGATTCTTGATGTTAATGTTGGGGTACATTATCGTAACATACATACACCATATTCATATACAAATTGGATGAACCCAAGTATACTCACTCCATTTATATCGTTTATTGCAGTCACTACTCAACTTTGAGGAACAGGAACGACACAGTCGCAACCCTCAACCTTTTGATGAATCTGTACTCCACACACTTCTAGACAATTCATTGCCTGAGACAGATGAATTGGACCAATGCAGCGCGGTAACAATCGTATTTCATAATCCAAACATAATTTCTTTTAAATGGAACATATCACATTGTTATGCTTTTGTAATTTACACTGTTCATTTTATGCTTTTTTACACGGTCAGATCATGGTTCCCATGGTAAGCAGGGGCATTGGACATTGTATGTTGTCAATAAGGTCAAGAAGTGCATTCATATTTTAGATTCCAACCCATATGGGGCAACACTTGGTGGTACTACATGGAAGGACTATCATTTTGCACATTTGGGCTCAGGTGGCAGAAAGTTACCATGGGCTAAGGTTATTATGAGTAGATTAAACAAAGCAATACAACATGTACGGCCCAGGACATCCTTTCCCAAATTTGGTAACTTCACAATTGACTTGTGCCTAAATTGTCCTAACATGGCAGCAGGATCCAATGACTGTGGGTTTTATGTTATGTGTTACATTCTCTTTTATCAATGCGACGAAGGATCTTTGCGGTCAGACATAGAAGCAGTACGTACAAATTTACCAGTTAATTCTATAGTTGGCACAAGGCAACATATGGAAAACAGGTATAACTAACTCAATGTTATTGTATTTCAGGGCAACACTAGTGAGATACGGTCTCTTGCGCTGCATTATATCACATTCCACCCGAAGAACAAAGCATTATCGCTGCTCGAAGACATCCAAAGATTCAAGGTCTAATGGATGTAGCTTAGTTTGGACATGTAATAAATTTTGTATACAATGGTTCCCTAAACTTCAGATTAGTTATGTGTGTATAATATGGGCAAAGACCGTAGACGTTTCTTAGTTTATGTCAATGACAACTTTGGGGATCAGCTAACCTCTAAACTGGAATATTGTACCAAATGTGTTTGATAGTAATGTGTGTTTCTTGCATTTGATTCTGCCAAATTCCTGTACAATTTTGTGTTGTCAATAACCTCGAAGTATGCCTGTTTTGTCCGAAGTTTATGATATACTTATTGCCGGTCTTATGCATGTTTGCCCATACACTTATGATATAATAGTCATGATTCTATGCCCATACATTATTCTAGTTTTGTCTCAAGTGTATGATACAATTATCAGCGTTATATACTGGAAACAGGCTCATTTTTTGTACAGTCATGGTTCATAGTCTAACCATCTTATGCATTACACAACGCAGTGTTATGCATTTTTTCACATACATGTATGCTAAGTTTATGTATACTCAGTTTGCTACAGACCTGTTAATAGCTTATGACAACTGACACATACGTTTATGCCAGTTTGCAAGTATATTTATGATACTTTCTGGACTTTGTGAAATAAACACATGAATCACATTTACATCCAGATATATTTTTATCTTATGGTCTTCTACTCTCTACCAGATGAATCATCATCTCCGACATCCACCGTTCGTTTTTTCGACGTTGATGTCTCATTCCATTGTGGGGCTGCAGCTATGATTTTGTTCCTTGAACCAGGAGGCCGTCCTCGCTTACGTCCAGATAGGTTAGCCAATCGAACCCTATTATCCTCGACAGTTAAACACGTACAGCTGTTGTGACCATCAGCTATGCCACATTTCTGGCACTTCCTGCTCATCTTCTTAGCTCCTTTCGCACCCAATTTAAAAACTTGTTGCTCACTACTTTTGATTGTTCTTCCCTTAGGCTTGGCCTTATCTGGTCTTGCTAAGTTTACACCTTCCATATGAAATTCCAGTTTCTACAAAACAAAGATATTAAGTCAGTTTTTATATTCACGTATTTCATCATATATTGTAGCAATGTTATTACCTTTCTACCTTCCACATCCGTAGAACTACTATCAACCAACCGAATGTCAGTGTTATGTTCCAATGTTAATATCGGCATATTACATTGATCATCCTTAGTATTGCATTCATTTGTATTAGACCCCATTAAAATTTCCTGTGAAATAAAGCAAAGTCCAGTGAAGACACAAATCAGCATATGTAATACATTATAAAGATTTGTTCCATACCTCGTTCCCATCATCTAATTTGCGTAAGTTGTCTACAGCCATTTCTTCTGTTTCATACGCTTCGACCTATATCATCATTACAATCATGGATCATTATCGACAAGTAATTATGCAAAATTCATAACAACACGATGTGCGTACCTGGATGTCATCGCAAGCACTTGTGCCACAACTCTCACCAGTACCTATATCAGGCTCCACACGCATCAATAACCCTAATAATTCGTCCATCATCTCTAGGGCTTTATCATTCCCAGCTTTAGACAGACTCGCATGGTGTACTACTTTCATTGCTtttttaagcaacatcttctgtctatATGATCTAGTTTCTCCATCTTTTCCTTTCAAATTCCTATCGTCTCTTGAAAAAGCCACATCTTGATGCGCGGAGTATGTGTATCGTTGCAAAATATACTCACTCGGGATCCTTTCAATTTGTAGATGCATGAAAGCGCGTACAAGATGAACACAAAATAGACCTATAATTGATTAAACATACATTCTGTCATATATTAATTGCAAACAGCTATGTATTCATAATAATTTAGAATTTTATATAGAAATAATCGTTTAGTATAACATACCTGTATGCTCCCAATGCTTGCACTCACATGAATACTTTCCGGCATCCACATCAGCCCTTACTTTGAATTGGTGTTGACCCCAAACAATTTTATTTGATCTTGTAGTATGTTTCACCACCCAATCATGTTCATCACCCTCTGTATCACGGTCTATTCGGTATGCAGTTGCATATTTTATTGTCTCCTGGAACCTTGTCATCACAGCTCTAGTGTATGCCCTTGCAACTCTTATTTCAAACATATACAATGTAGTTGTATCCTTTTGACCCTGCAAATTACACAGTATAGTATTAATACCGGTTTGTTTTTAATAGCATAAACATATGTTTATTATTTTTTCACTTACCATGCATCCTAGTGCCTCTTTGGCCTCTTTCATCATCCTACTATGCAGGAGCTTCATCATTTGCTTTGCAAATTGATGAAGCGGTGTGTTTGCATCCACGTGGGCACTCTTCACCAACTTGTTCATGCTCTCGCTTCGTTGTGTAGAGACCATAAGACCACAATAGTCTCCTTTGAAAAATGCAGGTACCCAATCTTTGTGTATTTCATATAATCTGGCAAGGGTGTTGTTCTCGTGTAGCTGGAAATCATTTACCATCATTTGCCAGGCAGCCTCGAACTCCATTTCATTCAACGGATGGtgtattatagattggaaccttgTTTTGAAATCCATCTCCTCAAATCTAGCATACAATTCATTCAAGTGGGGCATATACCTGTTTTGCACATGCCACAAACACAATCGATGAATTGTGTTTGGGAATACTCTGCCTAGTACGATTGACATAGCAGGGTCTTGATCTGAAATAGATAAATTTACATAACATTATGCAAGCCAATATGATATCATATAGTACGTGCCATAATTAATATGAGCCATCTATTGCAACATACCTGTCAACATCACTCGTGGTCCATCAcatcccatgcatgttttgaacgtattgaagacccactcgaatgtatcaactgtctcgtctcctagtaaagcaaacccaaatattgtgcattgtaggtggtggttcgagccaacaaacatgcctaatggcttatcgtacatattagtcttatgtgtagtatcaaatgtaactgcatcaccaaaatcaatgtactcggcttgctggctagcatgggaccaaaatatgcttaaaattttcccttctttgtccagttgaaagtctgaaaaaaattgtggattatctTTCTTGCATAATGAAAAAAAGATAACAGCTTCGacacatcatttgcatttctttCCCTTTGCCATGCTTTTTTCCTGTCAAAAAATGTAATGATTATGCACTATATCTAACTCAACACATTACGATTGTTTCTGTAATATAAAATACAATTACTGTCAATGCATAATACACTTACAGGTTACTCATGTCCTGCACGGTGATTGGAACGTTTTCTGGGCCACCATGCATTTCTGTAACAAAATCCATAATGCAATGTTGTGGAATCCTGCTttcttgcatcgcactaaggaactccaTATATTCACGATCATGTGTTTTGTTGCATTGCAATTGCCCTTTTTCTGTATCTTTCTTCAAAAATTCATGATTATGCTCATAGTTTACCAGATCAATCCGAACGGAAATAACATTCTCTTTAGCATCATCGCAGATTTTTTTAAGTTTCATCCCAGCCTTGCACTGTGTTCGTTTCGAACATGTGTTACGTATCCTTGGATTTCCAGCTACCCTTTCAGCATTCTTTCCTTCCATTGAACAATTCAACCATTTACAATTCTTCCGCTCCCTATATTTCTTCAACGGAAATCCAACCTCGTATGCatattgactataaaaattatacgcctcgtccacgttactaaatgtcataccgactTTAGGTATCAATCTTATATCAATATTGTCTGGCTGCGCACAGAAATTTAACATTTACTATTCAATAGCGTCTAAATTTTACATGGTAATTGTACAACATTACAAAGAAGTATGTAAGAAAATCAGAGTATCATATTTGGAATAACTTACATGGCTCTGAAGAATATGAGGTGTGTCCTGTTCATGCGGGCCAATATGTCTCATGGGGATGTGCTTCTCTGCGCCGACTACATCTGCCGTTTTTGTGTGCTCATCGATATGTCCAGGTGCCCTCAATGCTGCCGGGGGAGTAACGGAGACACCCTCTGTGTATGGGGCGATCGCAGACGCTACAGGATGCATGTCCATTGAAATAGACGTACCTGCTGGCGTATGCACAGATGATACAGGTGGCATGTCATCGCCAGCTCCGGTGCTGGACATTTTCTCGCCGTCGGCCGTATCTCTCACTTCCGCCGCCGCTAACCGCCGCCAATATCTCAGATAAAGACGTGGACAAGCGAACGTGGACAGGCGGCTGTAACCTTGTATTTGTTTCCTCCCGTAACTGCGTCTATATTTACGCGCACGAAGAGCACGTCTTTCCTTAACTCAAACCGGTTGGAGATTTTAAAtgttgcatggtttacgctatcatgtCTCACAGCGTTATGCAATCGTAAACTGGCATGCACATGCAAATATTCGTTCCCGTGATTCGTGGCAGAAACTTTTCCATTTATGCATGAGTTATGCACATTTCCACATACCTTTATGCGTGCGTATATCGGTTGCAGCGTCTCAGCCGGGATACGCTGCTATCCTATGCATGGCTGATGCAAGCTGGCGTCCAGTGGGCCGAACGCGACCCGATCGAcctcctggctggggcttcgtccactaacggaagcccagggcttccatttcctcttccctatatatatatagattgtatattaggagccctgggcttccaataactaaaggaagcccaggccaggcagtgcaatccggtcgagccggaccaggtcgagacgtctataaaagaaaatccgtAGTGCTAGGGATCAGTTTTACACGCctcatctcgattcattagcgacggagGTTGCCCGATAGCGTGCGCGGCGGTGGACCGGCTGCGGTGGCcgcggctccccgacctcgacatgcggcggcggcggtggcccctgatccagagggcgagcgatggCAGTGCCCTTGTGCGGTGGCTACGGTTCccagccggtggccgcaactccatttcCTCgatgcgcggtggcggaggttccttgatccggagtagtggcggcggtttctcgatccagagggcgagcgacagcggaGCCCTtagcgggcaagcggcggcgtccccgaagccctGAGGAGGCGGTACTTCCAAGGCcgacgagcaagcgacgcccgtcgacgtgcgagtagcgacagcgacgcatgaggcgcgatgtttgagcgagcgacgtcacggaaggcgcgagatgcgcgcagcgatgatcgcgcgtgacatcctccgatccggcgcagttttcttttcgattattgtgttttatgcctaccatatgtattatttacgctaaaaactgtacaattttatgcttgaacacggagttcgtatatcagtttactgcatgcacattggaaaggcaatttCTTGATTTATAATGTTCGtattttgcgcgcatgcaatggaaactcccacgattttgccataatttttggatctgtataaaaatagaaaccgcatgcatgcggttgccATTTTTTTGGATCTGtcctaaaaataggatcgtaataacaacctcctagagctatcaacctctcattgactcggtatttacgcttataactgagggattttatgctcaatacttatggtttttacgctccacacgGAGATgcatccaccagtgaacaacatgccagattttttacgcagtgtaaggaattgcataaatacctacaccgtgtagtataatttgtttcagtatacatcataaactagttctaatgcgtttagctgcatgactgttggagggatcctatatttatgaaggaaacaaACCATTAAattcgattttttgtttctatgtatatgcatgcaattcatttcctttcattgcataatctttccatcataaattcgtgtgcatgcagctgtgtcggggaccataattaggggtaccctcaaggctcctaattctcagctggtaacccccatcagcacaaagctgcaaaggcctgatgggtgcgattaagtcagggatcagtccattcgagggactcgatcacgcctcgcccgagcctagcctcggacaagggcagccgaccccggaggatttccgtctcgcccgaggccccccttcagcggcgaacatattcccggctcgcccgaggccctgccttcgccaagaagcaaccctgaccaaatcgccgcaccgaccgaccaaatcgcaggagcatttaatgcaaaggtggcctgacacctttatcctgacgcgcgccccccagccgacagagccaaagtgaccgccgtcacttcgccgctccactgaccggcctgacagaaggacagcaccgcctgcgccactccgactgcggtgccacttgatagagtgagactgactggcagtcaggccctgccgaaggtaccataggaagctccgcttcgcccgaccccagggcttggactcgggctaagtcccagaagacggcgaactccgctccgcccgacccagggctcggactcgggctaagtcccggaagacgacgaactccgcccgacccagggctcggactcgggctaagtcccggaagacggcgaactccgcccgacccagggctcggactcggtctaagtcccggaagacggcgaactccgctccgcccgacccagggctcggactcgggctaagtcccagaagacggcgaactctgcccgacccagggctcggacttgggctcgaccccaaaagacgacgaactccgcttcgcccgaccctagggctcggactccgccccggcaccaGCCGGCAATCTCTGCCTCGCTCgaacctggggctcggacccgacctcggccacggaagacagactcgacctcggcttcggaggagcttccacatcgcccaacctagggcgcagactagccacgtcaacaggaggcgccatcatcaccctaccccgagctgactcgggccgcagggaacaagaccggcgtcccatctggctcgctccgccagataggcaatgatggcgccctgcatactctgtgacgacgacagctctcagcccccttacggaagcaagaggacgtcagcaaggattcaaccgctccgacagctgtccctccgccaggctccatcgctcctctgacggccacgacatcacaccagctgggtgccaaaatctctccggctgccacaacggcatgtacttagggcgctagctctcctctgctagacacatagcactctgctacaccccccattgtacacctggatcctctccttgcgcctataaaagggaggaccagggccctcttagagaaggttggccgcgcggggacgaggacgagacatgcgctcgctggaggccgctcgctccctctcccgcgtggacgcttgtaaccccctactgcaagcgcacccgacctgggcgcgggacgaacacgaaggccgcgggattcccacctctctcacgccggtctccggccgcctcgctctccccccttcgcgctcgccctcgcgctcgacccatctgggctggggcacgcggcgacattcactcgttggCTCAAGGaccccccccggtctcggaacgccgacagttggcgcgccaggtaggggcctgctgcgtgttgatgaacagcttcccgtcaagctccagatgggcagtctccagcaacctctccaacccgggacggtgctccgtttcgggagtcttgagttcatgtccctcgacgacagctacgacgtgatactccttccaccgccatgCGACAACGAcagtggcggccgacaacccgcccgccggcggcggaatcggcgacgtcttccctgcATGGTGGAAGAAtaaccttcgagctcaccccgtcctctcccccaccgacggaggaggaggtggggcaaccaaggccaagcaggagacagcgcctcgtcggctgtcgagcgagtcgacggccccagagCCCcagcggggggcgcaccgggcgtcgacctcgcgtttgagacgaaggcgagcgccgtctccccgcgacacgccaatcccgagcaagcggacgatgccagcacgctcgcgaaaagcttgctggacgttaccctcatacctgagacgacgacgcagtcagtccccgacgtgacctcatcgccgcccgtcgaccaaaaggtactgaccgattcccatcccacatctttcggattcagcctcgacccgcctagcggccccgctttggcgggcgctcttgtagaggcgagtccaaaccctctggggtttcgtatgcggtcaccttgggaccggctgacggacgtctcgacctacgggccctctgggtccgaggaagacggcgaacccaacatctgttgggatttctcttgacttggcaaccccagtgccatgcgggacttcatgaccgcatgcgactactgcctttccgactgttctgacggtagccgtagcctcggcgacgaggactgcggcccaagtcgcgaatgcttccacgtcgatctagggggtccctccgaaggcaaccatctcggcatg
This genomic window contains:
- the LOC103650738 gene encoding uncharacterized protein, translating into MEKLDHNDMTIRAGPGKDLKIIKDTVHLILGLPNAGGGTALGIDEAVAANNLRAELGLSKEDFGVAALQDRLRKGWGITNHEVLLTEEMDRFHQMDWCQLYYLDHLHDSAAPQNKRGTPQIKYFDRNIIQALTRADKGKIRKGEEPFGHCSHTIHIELPLIRDLISSKLNQLPSRHRLGFIEKLSHFDTEVGKACSVIKQTLQQIVEKQYNLSDVFGELIDEVLRAESGDNEDGYDVQKTTSKSDDILPQTAKSCPDEADIDPLVHTNITKQNKTPTTPVGKHGDGGKNMPTNTNVTPKATPHMEPDAPIFDATPQIKSTGGVQQAAETDLPDSGPCFDQTPSEHVSVETDPATNTPQVGQASLDSEMQTVLALREYLCGLQSDTSRTIIDYGEYSATCSDIYESFADGKCLDNVFMQCFIQCVFDDAKNQQTSMSSNSLILDVNVGSLLNFEEQERHSRNPQPFDESVLHTLLDNSLPETDELDQCSAGNTSEIRSLALHYITFHPKNKALSLLEDIQRFKV